The segment TTGTGTTTGCAGgattaaaattatatacatttatTACAGTAAATATAATTTACTTTGTTTATTGTACGTTTTGCAGGAAGTAAAACATGTGGCTTTGATGATACATTATTGTTCTGTAACAACGTGCTCAGGAATTACTTTTGCAACTTTCCGATGTTCTTTGCGTAATGTTTTAGGGCATTGCATTTGTGTCCAACTTATAGGTATCATAGCGACACctgtaaaataattattaatggtTCAACAGtactaatattttaaaaaatttgcaatctGCTAATGAGTTACCTTCTTCGCTATGTGCTATTACTACTCCTAATTCATTTTCTGCTGTACTCAATTGATAAGTATGTGCTTCCGTCATTGGCATCTATTGATTGTGTAAAGAAATACATAAATCAATAATAGAAGTATATGAATGCAATAAAGAAGGATACAACTCTGGCAAGAATAATATCCCCAGGTCTGAAACACTTGTACATTTGAATATTGTCTTTGTCTATTGCGCGAACATCTTCTTTCCTTAAAATTCCTCTGTAAGGTCTTGTTAATACAATATCACCTATACACTTTATGCTACATTTACAAAACCTTTGATTGACAATAGTAACCATTGCAGTCACTATGTCACCAGGCGCAGGAACAATGCTTTGCTCTGTTATTCCATGAACTTCGATTATGTGAGTCTAAAACACACGATAACATTTCAGTAACAGAATTATGTTGTGTTTCAATAAGAACCGCATTTCATAATATATCTGTTTACATTTTCTTGGGGTACCAATTTAACTACACCCGAAAGTTTTGAATAAATGTAACCCTGTTGCTCGTAAGTTCCTGGTCCAGGTACATTAATTTTATCAGAAACGCATAGTCTTTGACCTGTTGCAAACAAAACAAgactcatttttatttttcagtttAATTTGTTGTTCATTGGACTCTTGCATACAATTACCAGGCACACAGACAATGAGTTCGCTTTGTTTCTCCATGTTGTTGATTTCCATCTTTAACTTAAACAATTGATAGGAATTTATTTAATGTATTTTCTAATTCATAACATTGCctgtaaatatttttgcaggTTATCTTAAAATCACTTAAAATTCAAAGAATAACCCAAGAGCATACACCACATAGAAGACGTCCACCAAATGGTTAAAcaccatatggtgattggtctactcctatacctcgtttgtAATTGTACAATTGCTTACAGTGTCGATAATTCAGGAAACAGAAAACAATTCAGACATTCCTAAACAGAAAATTACATTGCATGAGACGTCTATGTAAATCTCAAGTCTGTGATAGTAGTTGCCAGACGTTACGTACGGATGTGATTGTTTGAATTTACTATTCCACCACAGTGAAATAGTGTTCGTACGCATACGCGAAACGTACGTGTACAGGCAATGATTTCGTAGTACGCATCGTTTGGTGTCGCGTCATTATTTTCAGAAGAATGGAAGGCGAAGTAAAGATTATCGTAAAATGGAGCGGAAAAGAGTACGAGCTTCCGGATATACAACACGACGACACTGTTCTTTCTCTGAAAGAGCGCATACACAAGCATACGGGTGTTCTCCCTGAACGTCAAAAGTTGTTGAACCTCAAATTCAAAGGTTATGTTTTGAACTGTCTTTACGTTTGTCTCCACCGCTATGTTTCTCCCAAGTAACATTAGCATTTCCACGATACCTTATTCTGTCTCCTTATATTTCGAATGCTTGCTGTAAAGTCGAGGATTTGCACGAAACAGTTCGTTGATCAACTTAAAATTTGACCAAGTATCTATAGAATCTTTCTCTCCACCAGGCAAAGCAGCTCAGGATGCGGATATCATAGGGAAATTGGGCCTGAGGCCTGGTTTCAAACTTATGCTAATGGGATCAACCGAAGAGGACATCGCAGAAGTAAGTCATGCTCCGAAAGATATGCCCGATGTAGTTAATGATTTAGATATCGAGGAAGAGGAAGTGGAAATTGAGAGTGCAGAGATCTACCTTTCCAAAATTCAAAAGAGAATCGATCATTATGCCATCACAGAATTAAATCCGCTTAGGGAAGGAAAGAAGCTTCTAGTATTGGACATAGACTATACCCTTTTCGATCATAGATCGACTGCAGAAAGTGGAGTCGAATTGATGCGACCTTATCTCCATGAGTTTCTAATGGAAGCTTACGTAGATTACGATATCGTAATTTGGTCGGCGACTAGTATGAGATGGATCAACGAGAAGATGAAATTACTCGGAGTCTCGAACCATCCTCATTACAAAATAGCATTCCACCTTGACTCTCTAGCCATGATCTCTGTTCACACACCAAAGTATGGTTTAGTTGGAGTGAAGCCTCTTGGCATCATCTGGGGAAAGTATAAACAGTTCTCAGCAAAAAACACTATAATGTTCGACGACATTAGGAGGAACTTCATCATGAATCCTCAGtcaggattgagaataaaacCTTTCAGGCATGCGCATCTTACCAGAAGCAAAGATAGGGAACTGCTGAAGCTCTCAGAGTATTTAAAGTTAATAGCAAAAGTCGACGACTTTCAAACTCTCAATCACAGGAAGTGGGAGGAATATAAAGCCAAGAAAGCTAAACAAGAGAGAAGGAATGAGACTAACAATGAGTGACGTTATTGAGAATGTTAAGTACTTGTTAAATTTTATGAATCTTCTCACTATTTAGAAAACATTTAGGATCCATCATTAACTGCCATAAAGATAATAACAAAAAGAAACATTAAATTCTGTATAAAGAGAAGAATATAAAAGCAAATGCATATGTAATGCTTAGAAAACATATAGAAATTTTAAGTACTCTTCCCACGAACGATGATCTTAATGATGGATAATGATCTTAATTAATCGTTATTTACAGCGCTTCGAGTTTTCACGCTACACTGCGTAAATTCGCATATTTTCACATGCTTCTTTGTATTTATGACGTACTTATGAGTTACATGGAACATGTACAAAATGTGTAATCAAAGATAATCTAAATAAAGCCTTTGTACCATAAACAAGACCGATTTATTTTTCCCTCAAATCGTCCATGTGTTCTTGCAattcaatatatgtatgtatgtatcgtGACCCTGAAATAGGTTACGTTTGAGTGATTAAAAATTTCGTTGTCGTTGACCTGTGAAAAAGATTGCGACATTTGCATTGATTTGCATGTCAATTAGTACCAGTTGCAACAGATAAGTTGCTGAATATGCATGCACATCATTTCCTGTCGCCATCTATACTCTGATCGAAGGCGTACAATGCTATGAAAGAATGCTTTGTGTTGATGTCGAAGGCCTGTATACATAAACAGTGAAACAGGCTTATTGTTAGCTGCACGCAAGAGCAAGATGGCGAATTGTCCGACATAGGCGGACTGTCGAGAGAGCTGACGTTACACATGCAGTCTGGAAATCGTTGTTCCGTGGATAAATTAGAAGAATGGAACTGTTTCGCACTGACACGCATTTTATTTTCGTGAAAGAGCGATACAGCCTGTGGTGTGACAAATATACGGGCGAATTCTCCGCGAAATCGGGTGGGTATATACATCTTTGACAGAAGTGCCTATACGTTCGTACGTCAAGCAAAATACACGTTGCAATTCTCGATTTATAGTTCTCACACGTAATTATTAGAATACTCTGTGAAACGCAAGCAAAATAATCGTGCACTAATTCGTCCTACGAATTAAGGTCCATGGCATTACTTGACACAGTAGAAACATCAATTAGACGTTAAAACACGATTAAATTACTATCACTGAATTAACATACGTAAAGAAATATGTTCGAAGGTAGATCGTGTTTCCTTCTGCAGCTATAGTtcattaattatgtaaatacgcgAGAGATGTGTTGCAGCTAATTTAATTATGGGTAAAATTTATGGtttcttattatttatatttgtagTCGTTATTGATTGTACGTTTGTTCGCAGATTGGGAATGGGCAGCTCCAAACGACCTAGAATGTCTTGGAATCTTTTATGGAATCGTTGGGAAAATAGAACAACCGTCCGTATTAGAACCTCGTTTGATGCTAATTAAAGAAGTTTCACCAGCTGGAGAATTGTATGGAGGACATATTGTATACAAGATCAAATCTATTACATTTTTACATCTTGGTTCGGAAAACAGTGACATTGGTCTTCTGACATGTAAGAAGCATCAGAATTTGCCAAAGAAAAAAAGTCAAAGTAGTTTGTTCGATGTACCGCAAAAAGCAGCTTTTGCCAAGACATGGGGAACCATCAAGAGTGCGACCAACACCATAAAAAATACTACACAGCAAGCTGCTGCCCTAGCAACATCTCAGGTATTTTTTAAAGTAAAGTATTAGGCGTTTTGTGTGTTGCCGAAAGAATGTCAAAATAATGAAGAATGAACTACTTCTAGGTGAAATCTACAGTGTCTAAACGAAGTATTGTAAAGGACAAAGAAAGATTTGAGAAGAGGATTCTCGAAGAATTACATAAAGTCTTCACGGAAACGGATTCTTTCTATTATTGCCAAACTGGTGACATTACCAACAGCCTACAAAGACTTTGCAATACAGAGTCAAAGCAGGGCGAAGAACTGGATAAACCACTTTGGCAAAGAGTAGATGACAGATTTTTCTGGAATAAACATATGCTGCAGGATATAATCAATCTGAAAGTTAGAATCATTCGAAATTTCATCTACTGTTTTAGTTAAATTCATATTTCTATAAAATACCTTACTTTTCCAGACAGATAAAGCAAATTGCTGGATTTTACCTGTTATTCAGGGATACGTGCAAATAGAAAGATGCAACGTAGAAGTAGGTTTTGATGGACAATCTCAACACGAAACCTTTAATTTAGCCGTTATATCAAGGAGAAGTAGATTTCGTGCAGGAACAAGGTATCTTTTATACTGATGGCTGTTTCATTAATAACTTCGtacataaataatatattttttataatgacACAGGTATAAGCGACGCGGGGTGGATGATGACGGAAAATGTGCAAATTATGTGGAAACAGAGCAATTAGTATGGTATCATGACCATCAAATGTCTTTTGTACAAGTTCGAGGCAGCGTACCTGTATACTGGTCACAACCTGGCTATAAATATAAGCCTCCACCTCATATAGACAAAGGTAATTAATCAATTATAATTGGCTTTTTCGAGGGGCATCATGAAGGGCGTTGAAAAGCCCGTTTTCTGGACAAAATTGCATTATTCGAAAATTATAGGTGATACGAAAAAATATTGCAGACGAAAGTTGTAAGACATAGAAGAGTGTACTTGATGTTTGCATTTGTTTGACATTGCAGTAACCTTGAAATGTTCTGTAGGCATAGTTAATGATTATTTACTGGTTTTAATATCATTACTTTCCTTTGTAATAGATATCTAGGATGACTTATAAAGGTTTTAAATACTAACATGAAagctgattttttaatttttgtctaTTGTCAACGCGTAAAGTAATTATATATGTGATGTTCTAGGCGAAGCAGAAACACAAGTGGCATTCGAAAAACATTTTACAGAAGAACTTCAGTTGTATGGTCCAATTTGTGTCGTGAACCTTGTAGAACAAACTGGTAAGGAAAGAATCGTTTGGGAAGTTTACAGTAACCACGTGATAAATTACAATCATCCGGACATAACGTATACATCGTTCGATTTTCACGAATACTGGTAAGGAATTGCAAAGGTCTCGAGCTCAGTGTATTTTGAATTGTTGCTAAATATACCTTTGTGCCTAACACAGTCGAGGAATGCATTTTGAAAATGTGTCCATCCTGATCAATTCATTGGCTGCGGTACTGACAGACATGGGGTACTGTTGGCGTGATAAACAGGGCACAATTTGCATGCAGAAGGGAGTGTTTCGGGTGAATTGCATAGACTGCCTAGATAGAACAAATGTGGTGCAAACCGCTCTGGGTAAAGCTATAATGGAAATGCAGTTTTCCAAGCTAGGACTAATACCGCCAGACGGCATGCTACCAACAAACATCAAGCAGACATTTCAATTGCTTTGGGCTAATAATGGCGATATTATTAGTAAACAGTATGCTGGAACAAATGCTTTGAAGGTTCGTACTCTGGTGGTTCCTTCTCTCATTGGTTCTCCACTGATTGTTTGTAGAGAtatgcgagaacccgaaaatgttgaATATCCGATGATTGAGTCGGGTCGAAAAGGTATCGGAGTAGAAACGATTcgggttttcgaaaattttggaaTTCTCGAATATATCGGGATGTTCGAGAATTTTCAGGATTCCCGAGCACATTCGGGTTTTCGCACACCTCTAATTGTTTGCAAACGAAACTGTACCGGCCGCTGAATGTTTATGATATATAGTTTCTTATTGATTATAGGGAGATTACACAAGAACAGGGGAAAGAAAATTTACTGGGTTAATGAAAGATGGCATGAATTCTGCAAACAGGTACAATCGGACAGCCATTATGATACGCGCCTCGCATTGCATTAGATCGCCACTCTCATTCACATATCCTACACAACACATAATCGTATGGTTAAAAAGGGTCCTTTCAAGAGCTGTAATTATCTCGATACAAATAAATGATTACAAGCTGTTCGCATCATTCGATCATGTTAATACGTTATCATCGCTTAAATACCGTTTTCTTTATACATGCATAGAACCCTGACACTATCCTTTCATTTTCCCATAGATATTTTCGGCAACACTTTATGGATGACATACGTCAGGCGGCGATAGATACCTTGCTAGGGAATCCCATCAACGTTAACGAACTGAATACCGATTGGTCCAAATATTTAGACATCTTTGATAATTGCTGCAATGAGCTAGTCCCCGTGATATCGACAAGCATACTTGCTACATTTCCTGACTTTCTTTATGCCACTGCTATCTATCATTTAGTAAGGTTCGTCCGAAGGCTTTCAAATCGAACTACATAAACTGTTACTCTGAATGCTAAACATTGTCCGTATATAGTGGATAAGACGCAGGATGATGTCAGTGTAAACTTTAACCCAACATGATATTTTTAAGAATTGATTTTTGGTGCACGACGAGAAGCTTTTTTTGCATGTCAGGTGCTTAACTTTCAAGTTTAAACTTTATCAATCCTGAAAATACCCTTTATCTTTGTGAAACTACTTCTAACTACTTTAACTTATCGTGCTCCTTGGCATATGTATGGTTTTAAATGGATATTCTTTTTCAGATATTACTTAAATCGCTTCAGGGATGTCTATAGGCAGGCAACCATTGATATGATGTTAGGGAATTCAGTGAACGAGGAAGTATTTCAAGAACGtacagaagaagaagacaatGCTGCAACTGCAATCCACGTGAAACTACTAATAGAGGATTGCAAGAAACTACTTGTACCTGATCCGGAAGTTATCCTAGGCAGTTGGAGTCTTATAGATGCAGATCCAGTGTACGTCATGCATTTATATGTTAGGATTAGAGGTGTGCTAGAACCTGAAAATGTAATTTCGGGACGGGTCGAGAATTTGATTCGGGATAGGGACGGGTTATTGAGAAtattcgagattcccgaaaatataggattctcgaatatatcgGGAATCTCGGGAATATATCCCGATATATTCGAGAACCCGACACGTCTTGACCCGATGCCTTCCCTACCCGTCCCGACCATCAGGTTGCCGCACACCTCTAGTTAGAATAGATTTCCCAGATTATGGCAGACTAATTCGTTATCGCAATTTTCTTTACGAATAGAACTGGAGACCCAACAGAAACGGAAATGGACACTATCCTTATATTAACACGAGACTGTTACTATGTGGCCGACTATGACGACCAGATCGACAAAGTTACAAATTACCAAAGAGTTCCACTGGAGGACATTGTACTGATCGAATGCGGAAAGTCTGAGAGTCTAGTTTCCCTGTTTAAAAATAGGCATTTTTATTGCATTAGAATCAATTACAAAGTAGACAATGAAAGCGGCTACTTTCACATGTTTCGCAGTACAAATTTACAGTTTTTTAATAACATGGCTGTTATAAAAACTGAAGAAGAGAGCACaggtataaaaataaattttgctttTGATATTTAATGCTTAgctaaataatatatttttattttgtagaatCTTTAAGGGCAATCTGTGAAACTTTCGCTGTTGCAATAGAAATGGCAGGTTTACAAAATATTCCTATAACTATAGATGTAATAATAGATAGACGAAAGAGTAAGTTAGTCAATGTTAAAGGATCTACAGGTCTCTTAGATCTTTCATCCTTCCCAGAGTTGACTAGAAACGTTTCAGAAACACAGTTGTTAGCTCTTAAAAGTGCAGGTACGTGTTTCTACGATTAATGCACTCATCTACTTGTGTTtgtgtaaataatattttacgatATTTTTTACAGGAACAAAAGCTTTGAACAACATGTCCGAGCAATTCAGTAAATTAAACAAACTGAGTCATAGCTTTAGCGCTAGGAAACCAATCGACATAGCaaagagcataggcaagaaatCTGAACCGTCTCCAAAACCCACCTTTACGGTTGGTGGTAGAGATATATCAGGCAAAATGCAACGGAAACGGAGTGGTAGCAGTAGCAGTAGCGATGACGAGAATATTACTATAACATCCGGTCCCCTAGAAAAACCAGAAAACTTCAGCCACGATAAGAATTTGATGGAAGCTTACACTCCATCTATTGGTATCATAATGGGCGTGAAAAATGCCGATGTGGTGGAGTCGGATGAACACAATAAAAATCACAATTTGTTGACAAGACCTAATAATTTGCCTGATGAGAAATCGAATATGGAGAACTTACAAAAACCAGCTTCCGGTACAAGCACTTTGAGCGCTTCTCCTCAGAAGACTGCAGCAACAACGCCCGAAATAACAATCCAAAATGTGACCGACGGTTTGGCTCAAGATAACGAGAGGATGTCTCCGCCCTCGACGTTAAGTCTCACAAAAAATATTAGCCATTCTTCGGAAGAAGTCGACAGCAGGTTGAAAAACATGAATACCAATAATTTACAAACGGATAGGTTGCTGGATAAAAAGAGGTCGACTTCGGAACATGATTTGACGTTGAACATTACATCTTCCCAAAGCGAATCCGCTTTGAAATCTATAAAAGCGAATACTGCTACCGCCGCTAGCCCAGTATCATCCACGGCGAAAGATATTCTATCACCGTTCTCGAAATTTGCTAAAGGCGTACAAACATTAGGCGCAAACTTAGACCCTAGAAAATTGAAAGCGGGACAGGGaggattattaaaaaatctgtCGGACCATCACGTAGAGCAGCGTCAGAAGTTGCAAGAGAGGTGGGGTTCTTGTCAATCTAAGCTCATTGCTTTGTAAGTTTTTTTAAAGATATATCTTACCTGGAATACTGAATGTCTAGCGATGTGATTGTAATTCACAATTTAGGGATGCAATTGAAAAGTTGTTAAACACAATCGTTTACATTGTATAGTTGGCGTGGAAATACTTCAGCATTGGAATTGATACATGTATTTCTCGTTGCCATCGGTACTTACTAGAGGTAGTATCATAAGGACGTCATATGAAATTTGATGTCACACTGCACATTTTGAACTCCTTCGATTATTTGGTATTACTGCCATCTTGCtaaaaagtttttgcaaaaaagAATGGTCATCGTTAAACTTTTACTACATCTTCTCGTAACTGTTACCTTTTATGAAGTACAATGTGGTCAATATTTAATCAACAGTAAGTCTCTCGGTGTGTCTTACAAATTACCTATTACTCTATAATGATAAGAGCAATTAGATCCTTGTTCTTAGTATTGAATGACTATTTgcaaaatgcttttcgcatattTATACCGAATTTTCACCTTTGAGGGCGTTTATAACGGTTTAACGAAACGGAGATTCTAGCGTTTGTTGCATTTGGATGTTAGGAACTTAAATTGTGAATTTACCAAAAACAATGTGCTTACACGATGAAATTTAATTCCAGCGTTCTTTGATTCTGGTCTTTGCTGCATAATTAAATTTTCTCAGTATACcaaactttatttatttattgtacgGCTGACCttttactcttttttttttgtaagtttACCGATCCAGATGTATACACGATATTTTGAGTCTCATAAGTATTAATAgatcgaaaatttatttctgcagCAAGGTAAGCAAAGAAGCTTTGTAGTCAATTATGTACATACGAAGAGTTATTTAAGTATAGTCTAGTGTATAATGTTAATATTGCTAATTAAACGAAAGTATAGTGCGAAGTAAATATCCTTTTTAGAAGTCTGAACAATGTGCAAACTAGCGTCGATAATTATGCTGATATAAACCGACGAAGTATCCAAGAATGAAAAGAGTAGCAATGAATCTTTTAGGAGTATTACTTAATCGTAAAAACGAGACAAGTTTAACGTTTATTTTAAACGTACAAAAGAATACCTTTTTTCAACCAAAAACTTCCAATCTCATTACACATGAACAGTTCCAAAGATCAGTGATAAAATTACAACATTCATACATTTGCATAGTTATAGTATATCATCATGTACATTATTATACTTAATTAATGATAGCGAACATTTGCATATACAGTGTACATCTAAATTATGATCAAGTATATGTTGTTATTTATTACTCTGTTTACGACAATGTACACCAAAACAACATGAATTGTGAATTTAGATAGTTGACTTCTTGTATGTAAATAGTTTAATTTATTCGTAATGTACTGTAAACATTTTATAGCTCTACTAACATGTAGTAGGAGTGTCACGAGTTAGAATTTTTCTAGTGAATGATTTTTTCAACTGCAAATAATAGTCTGTGATATAATCTAGCAGAATGTACACAGCCTAAAAAAATTAAGCAAATTACAAAAAAAGGTGTGTCGGTTCTGTAGACCAGGCCTGTCCAACCCGCGGCTCGTGCACTACATTTGGCCTGTTCTCACACTTCTTCATTCCGCTAAAGGGGGAAGTGACATTTCCCCATTATTTGACACAGTCGTATCGCCAGAAGCATATGGCATTTGTTTCTATCGCGGTATATTATAACACAAGAAGGAACCTGTGGGAGAACGGACAGATTGATGGTGGAGACCATATGGCCCGCGACGAAGAAGAAGTTGAACAGGCCTGCTGTAGATCATTTAGGAATGCTTTAGAACAAGAACATTTGAAGCAGAACAGTTCTAAAATGATTTCGCTCCATTTAGCTGAATTTATTACTGAGATTTTATGACCGATTATCCATTCCGCGTATATCAGCTTATTTCTAACATCTTTAACTACCCATAAAATACTTATTTATTGATACAGTATTATAAATCATTGAAGAGATACAAAGCTATATATTTTGTTGTTCGTTTTTCCTATTGAGGCAATGTATGGTCCAATTAAAAGTTTTGAGTACTCAAAACGTTGTAA is part of the Halictus rubicundus isolate RS-2024b chromosome 10, iyHalRubi1_principal, whole genome shotgun sequence genome and harbors:
- the Csl4 gene encoding exosome component 1 Csl4 isoform X1, encoding MEINNMEKQSELIVCVPGNCQRLCVSDKINVPGPGTYEQQGYIYSKLSGVVKLVPQENTHIIEVHGITEQSIVPAPGDIVTAMVTIVNQRFCKCSIKCIGDIVLTRPYRGILRKEDVRAIDKDNIQMYKCFRPGDIILARVMPMTEAHTYQLSTAENELGVVIAHSEEGVAMIPISWTQMQCPKTLRKEHRKVAKVIPEHVVTEQ
- the Sp3 gene encoding phosphatidylinositide phosphatase spermathreecae isoform X1; this encodes MELFRTDTHFIFVKERYSLWCDKYTGEFSAKSDWEWAAPNDLECLGIFYGIVGKIEQPSVLEPRLMLIKEVSPAGELYGGHIVYKIKSITFLHLGSENSDIGLLTCKKHQNLPKKKSQSSLFDVPQKAAFAKTWGTIKSATNTIKNTTQQAAALATSQVKSTVSKRSIVKDKERFEKRILEELHKVFTETDSFYYCQTGDITNSLQRLCNTESKQGEELDKPLWQRVDDRFFWNKHMLQDIINLKTDKANCWILPVIQGYVQIERCNVEVGFDGQSQHETFNLAVISRRSRFRAGTRYKRRGVDDDGKCANYVETEQLVWYHDHQMSFVQVRGSVPVYWSQPGYKYKPPPHIDKGEAETQVAFEKHFTEELQLYGPICVVNLVEQTGKERIVWEVYSNHVINYNHPDITYTSFDFHEYCRGMHFENVSILINSLAAVLTDMGYCWRDKQGTICMQKGVFRVNCIDCLDRTNVVQTALGKAIMEMQFSKLGLIPPDGMLPTNIKQTFQLLWANNGDIISKQYAGTNALKGDYTRTGERKFTGLMKDGMNSANRYFRQHFMDDIRQAAIDTLLGNPINVNELNTDWSKYLDIFDNCCNELVPVISTSILATFPDFLYATAIYHLVRYYLNRFRDVYRQATIDMMLGNSVNEEVFQERTEEEDNAATAIHVKLLIEDCKKLLVPDPEVILGSWSLIDADPVTGDPTETEMDTILILTRDCYYVADYDDQIDKVTNYQRVPLEDIVLIECGKSESLVSLFKNRHFYCIRINYKVDNESGYFHMFRSTNLQFFNNMAVIKTEEESTESLRAICETFAVAIEMAGLQNIPITIDVIIDRRKSKLVNVKGSTGLLDLSSFPELTRNVSETQLLALKSAGTKALNNMSEQFSKLNKLSHSFSARKPIDIAKSIGKKSEPSPKPTFTVGGRDISGKMQRKRSGSSSSSDDENITITSGPLEKPENFSHDKNLMEAYTPSIGIIMGVKNADVVESDEHNKNHNLLTRPNNLPDEKSNMENLQKPASGTSTLSASPQKTAATTPEITIQNVTDGLAQDNERMSPPSTLSLTKNISHSSEEVDSRLKNMNTNNLQTDRLLDKKRSTSEHDLTLNITSSQSESALKSIKANTATAASPVSSTAKDILSPFSKFAKGVQTLGANLDPRKLKAGQGGLLKNLSDHHVEQRQKLQERWGSCQSKLIALSLNNVQTSVDNYADINRRSIQE
- the Sp3 gene encoding phosphatidylinositide phosphatase spermathreecae isoform X2 is translated as MELFRTDTHFIFVKERYSLWCDKYTGEFSAKSDWEWAAPNDLECLGIFYGIVGKIEQPSVLEPRLMLIKEVSPAGELYGGHIVYKIKSITFLHLGSENSDIGLLTCKKHQNLPKKKSQSSLFDVPQKAAFAKTWGTIKSATNTIKNTTQQAAALATSQVKSTVSKRSIVKDKERFEKRILEELHKVFTETDSFYYCQTGDITNSLQRLCNTESKQGEELDKPLWQRVDDRFFWNKHMLQDIINLKTDKANCWILPVIQGYVQIERCNVEVGFDGQSQHETFNLAVISRRSRFRAGTRYKRRGVDDDGKCANYVETEQLVWYHDHQMSFVQVRGSVPVYWSQPGYKYKPPPHIDKGEAETQVAFEKHFTEELQLYGPICVVNLVEQTGKERIVWEVYSNHVINYNHPDITYTSFDFHEYCRGMHFENVSILINSLAAVLTDMGYCWRDKQGTICMQKGVFRVNCIDCLDRTNVVQTALGKAIMEMQFSKLGLIPPDGMLPTNIKQTFQLLWANNGDIISKQYAGTNALKGDYTRTGERKFTGLMKDGMNSANRYYLNRFRDVYRQATIDMMLGNSVNEEVFQERTEEEDNAATAIHVKLLIEDCKKLLVPDPEVILGSWSLIDADPVTGDPTETEMDTILILTRDCYYVADYDDQIDKVTNYQRVPLEDIVLIECGKSESLVSLFKNRHFYCIRINYKVDNESGYFHMFRSTNLQFFNNMAVIKTEEESTESLRAICETFAVAIEMAGLQNIPITIDVIIDRRKSKLVNVKGSTGLLDLSSFPELTRNVSETQLLALKSAGTKALNNMSEQFSKLNKLSHSFSARKPIDIAKSIGKKSEPSPKPTFTVGGRDISGKMQRKRSGSSSSSDDENITITSGPLEKPENFSHDKNLMEAYTPSIGIIMGVKNADVVESDEHNKNHNLLTRPNNLPDEKSNMENLQKPASGTSTLSASPQKTAATTPEITIQNVTDGLAQDNERMSPPSTLSLTKNISHSSEEVDSRLKNMNTNNLQTDRLLDKKRSTSEHDLTLNITSSQSESALKSIKANTATAASPVSSTAKDILSPFSKFAKGVQTLGANLDPRKLKAGQGGLLKNLSDHHVEQRQKLQERWGSCQSKLIALSLNNVQTSVDNYADINRRSIQE
- the Ublcp1 gene encoding ubiquitin-like domain-containing C-terminal domain phosphatase 1, with the translated sequence MEGEVKIIVKWSGKEYELPDIQHDDTVLSLKERIHKHTGVLPERQKLLNLKFKGKAAQDADIIGKLGLRPGFKLMLMGSTEEDIAEVSHAPKDMPDVVNDLDIEEEEVEIESAEIYLSKIQKRIDHYAITELNPLREGKKLLVLDIDYTLFDHRSTAESGVELMRPYLHEFLMEAYVDYDIVIWSATSMRWINEKMKLLGVSNHPHYKIAFHLDSLAMISVHTPKYGLVGVKPLGIIWGKYKQFSAKNTIMFDDIRRNFIMNPQSGLRIKPFRHAHLTRSKDRELLKLSEYLKLIAKVDDFQTLNHRKWEEYKAKKAKQERRNETNNE
- the Csl4 gene encoding exosome component 1 Csl4 isoform X2, translating into MEINNMEKQSELIVCVPGQRLCVSDKINVPGPGTYEQQGYIYSKLSGVVKLVPQENTHIIEVHGITEQSIVPAPGDIVTAMVTIVNQRFCKCSIKCIGDIVLTRPYRGILRKEDVRAIDKDNIQMYKCFRPGDIILARVMPMTEAHTYQLSTAENELGVVIAHSEEGVAMIPISWTQMQCPKTLRKEHRKVAKVIPEHVVTEQ